The nucleotide sequence TTCCCGCGGCGTTCCGGCCCGCGAGGGCGGCGTCGAGCGGGTGGTGGAGGCGCTGACGGCAGAGCTGACGGCGGCAGGGCATGAGGTGCTCGTGTACAGCCGCCGCCACTACGTCGGCACGTCCGCCTACGACGGGCCCGGGCGGCGCATTATCACCTCGGGGCTGCGGGGAAAGCATCTGGATGCTCTGACGCACACGGCGACGGCGTTTGTCGACGTGCTGCGGCGCGGCGTGGATGTGGTTCACGTTCACTCCCCCGGGCCGGCGCTGTGGAGCCCGCTGGCGGCGATGGGGCGGCTGCCCATGGTCCTGACCGTTCACGCGCCGGACTGGCGGCGCGACAAGTGGTCTCTGCCCGCGCGGTGGGCCTTGCGCGGTGGGCTGTGGATGGGCATGCGAATGGCCAGGGTCGTCACGTGCGTGTCACAGCCGTTGGCGCAGGAGCTGTCGCAGAAGTTTGCCCGCGAGGTGCTGTATGTGCCCAATGCCGCGCCGCCGTCGCCGCAGCAGCCCGTCGGAAGCGACCGCGTCGAGGCGATGGGTCTGACGCGCGACGCGTACGGGCTCTATGTCGGACGCGTCGTTCCCGAGAAACGCCTCGACCTGCTGATCAGGGCCTGGAACGAAGCCGGCGGGCAGTGGCCCCTTGCGGTGGCCGGCGAAGTGCCCGACGACCGGTTCGGCCGAAGGTGCCG is from Planctomycetaceae bacterium and encodes:
- a CDS encoding glycosyltransferase family 4 protein, with product MRIAMIGSRGVPAREGGVERVVEALTAELTAAGHEVLVYSRRHYVGTSAYDGPGRRIITSGLRGKHLDALTHTATAFVDVLRRGVDVVHVHSPGPALWSPLAAMGRLPMVLTVHAPDWRRDKWSLPARWALRGGLWMGMRMARVVTCVSQPLAQELSQKFAREVLYVPNAAPPSPQQPVGSDRVEAMGLTRDAYGLYVGRVVPEKRLDLLIRAWNEAGGQWPLAVAGEVPDDRFGRRCRELAGPGVKFLGPQFGDDLVQLYDNAGFVVHPSALEGMSLVLLEAAAFGKCILAAATAENACFLGDKALYFSLDDYADLSHQISRCISGAGMRQSRGFSAQRLVRDEMSWAAVARRMESLYDRAMFRCK